A stretch of Bos taurus isolate L1 Dominette 01449 registration number 42190680 breed Hereford chromosome 5, ARS-UCD2.0, whole genome shotgun sequence DNA encodes these proteins:
- the LOC787833 gene encoding LOW QUALITY PROTEIN: olfactory receptor 6C3 (The sequence of the model RefSeq protein was modified relative to this genomic sequence to represent the inferred CDS: deleted 1 base in 1 codon), producing the protein MKNHTRPTEFILLGLSDDPELQIVIFLFLIITYILSVTGNLTIIILTLVDSHLQTPMYFFLRNFSILEISFTTVCIPRFLGTIITRNKMISYNDCTAQLFFFIFLGITEFYLLTAMSYDRYVAICKPLHYTTIMNNRVCVLLVFCAWLAGFLNIFPPVILFLQLDYCGSNIIDHFTCDYFPLLQLSCSDTWLLEVIGFYSAIVILLFTLALIILSYMFIIKTILRLPSASQRKKAFSTCSSHIIVISISYGSCIFMYANPSAKEKASFNKGVAIINTSIPPMMNPYIYSLRNQQVKQAFKETIQKVIFFSSKCK; encoded by the exons ATGAAAAACCACACAAGACCCACAGAATTCATTCTTCTGGGGCTATCAGATGACCCAGAGCTTCAgattgtgatttttctctttttaatcatCACATATATATTAAGTGTCACTGGGAATTTGACCATCATCATTCTCACCTTGGTGGACTCCCATCTACAGACAcctatgtattttttcctcagGAACTTCTCTATATTAGAAATCTCCTTTACAACTGTCTGTATTCCTAGATTTCTGGGCACAATTATCACCAGGAACAAAATGATTTCATATAATGATTGTACAGCTcagctgtttttcttcattttcttgggtatcACTGAGTTTTATCTTCTAACTGCCATGTCCTATGATCGCTATGTAGCTATCTGCAAACCCCTGCATTACACAACCATCATGAACAACAGAGTCTGTGTACTGCTTGTCTTTTGTGCTTGGCTGGCAGGGTTCTTAAACATCTTCCCACCTGTTATTCTTTTTCTCCAGTTAGATTACTGTGGTTCTAATATCATTGATCACTTTACTTGTGACTATTTCCCTCTCTTGCAACTATCCTGCTCAGACACATGGCTCCTTGAAGTGATTGGTTTTTACTCTGCAATAGTGATTCTGCTTTTTACTTTGGCATTAATAATTCTATCCTACATGTTCATCATCAAGACAATTCTAAGACTGCCTTCTGCCAGTCAGAGA AAAAAGGCATTTTCTACATGCTCCTCTCACATCATTGTCATTTCCATCTCTTATGGAAGCTGTATATTCATGTATGCCAACCCTTCAGCAAAAGAAAAGGCATCCTTTAACAAAGGAGTTGCTATTATAAATACTTCTATTCCTCCTATGATGaatccatatatatattcattgagGAACCAGCAAGTGAAGCAAGCCTTCAAGGAGACCATCCAAAAGGTTATCTTTTTCTCCAGTAAATGCAAGTGA